The Drosophila mauritiana strain mau12 chromosome 2R, ASM438214v1, whole genome shotgun sequence genome has a segment encoding these proteins:
- the LOC117138694 gene encoding uncharacterized protein LOC117138694 codes for MSCICQFHDLEDIATRDLVAFPLPASDDMSAFDEVDKESLGHNAPEIRLSASNLSDCRAENWLLKKKLREYEVTIENLEQLVTTIVEKQHQILSEMFSLRKQNRELQSECHLQREYHSLERNALMRELHDAQILCRSRNLDTGCRSDEHQGSLPPGDTLINSESSYDDFEEEDMSELDDGYQCNNKEDYEPSELSSGQNSGRTSPSLSSSVTEDSESADERFLNYISINQSHTSDSDSD; via the exons ATGTCCTGTATTTGCCAATTCCATGATCTCGAGGACATTGCCACCAGAGACCTAGTAGCGTTTCCTTTGCCTGCAAGTGACGACATGAGCGCTTTCGACGA GGTGGATAAAGAATCATTGGGACATAATGCTCCTGAGATTAGATTGTCCGCTTCAAATCTATCAGACTGCCGTGCAGAGAACTGGCTTCTTAAAAAGAAGTTACGCGAATACGAGGTTACAATTGAGAACCTTGAGCAGTTGGTGACTACTATAGTTGAGAAGCAGCATCAAATTTTGAGCGAAATGTTTTCCTTACGCAAACAAAACCGGGAGCTGCAATCCGAGTGTCATCTTCAACGCGAGTATCACTCATTGGAAAGAAATGCCTTGATGAGGGAGCTGCATGACGCTCAAATCTTGTGTAGAAGTCGAAATCTGGATACG GGATGTCGATCAGATGAACATCAAGGTAGTTTGCCACCTGGGGACACGCTTATTAACTCTGAATCCTCTTATGATGATTTCGAAGAGGAAGACATGAGTGAATTGGACGACGGATATCAGTGCAATAACAAAGAGGATTATGAGCCTTCAGAACTTAGTTCAGGTCAAAATTCTGGTAGGACATCACCGTCCTTATCAAGCTCAGTAACAGAGGACTCGGAATCGGCTGACGAAAGATTTCTTAATTACATAAGCATTAATCAGAGCCATACTAGTGATAGCGATTCGGACTAA